A window from Primulina eburnea isolate SZY01 chromosome 2, ASM2296580v1, whole genome shotgun sequence encodes these proteins:
- the LOC140823024 gene encoding probable ADP-ribosylation factor GTPase-activating protein AGD15 isoform X3 translates to MNEKASVSKELNAKHAKILEGLLRLPENRQCADCLSKAPRWASINLGIFICMQCSGIHRSLGVHISKVRSTTLDTWLPEQVVFMQMTGNEKSNNYWEAELPPNFERTPIDNFIHAKYVDKRWASKTAMPPSEVVSTEQSCEKSVCLTLSGIPKKARKYSLGDEAFTNHVSQVPPTTRTRGASLDLMSDVIPIPPMVIASEPNTEVTQDLFSLLYVSESTQDRTVVPPSRWATFE, encoded by the exons ATGAATGAAAAGGCGTCTGTTTCCAAGGAGCTTAATGCCAAGCATGCAAAG ATCTTGGAAGGTCTTCTTAGGCTGCCAGAAAACAGGCAATGTGCAGACTGCCTGAGcaa GGCCCCACGATGGGCAAGTATCAACCTTGGAATATTTATATGCATGCAGTGCTCGGGAATTCATCGAAGTTTAGGAGTACACATCTCAAAG GTAAGATCTACAACTTTGGATACATGGCTTCCAGAGCAGGTTGTTTTTATGCAAA TGACAGGAAATGAGAAGTCCAATAATTATTGGGAAGCAGAACTACCTCCAAACTTTGAGAGAACTCCAATTGACAACTTTATTCATGCCAA GTATGTGGATAAAAGATGGGCTTCAAAGACAGCCATGCCACCATCAGAAGTGGTCAGTACTGAACAGAGTTGTGAAAAATCTGTATGTCTCACCTTATCAGGAATTCCAAAGAAAGCCAGAAAATACTCTTTGGGAGATGAAGCTTTCACTAACCACGTGTCACAAGTTCCTCCTACAACACGAACTCGTGGG GCTTCTTTAGATTTGATGTCTGATGTCATACCAATTCCACCCATGGTGATCGCTTCCGAACCTAATACTGAGGTCACACAAGATCTCTTCAGCCTGCTCTATGTCTCGGAATCAACACAAGATCGAACCGTTGTACCTCCATCACGCTGGGCTACTTTTGAGT AA
- the LOC140823024 gene encoding probable ADP-ribosylation factor GTPase-activating protein AGD15 isoform X1 has product MIASYHPWNQLSHSPYLLLLPYSIHSSSSISQIQRDKKVQRQRTLKRNEPPLFSISVSAAMNEKASVSKELNAKHAKILEGLLRLPENRQCADCLSKAPRWASINLGIFICMQCSGIHRSLGVHISKVRSTTLDTWLPEQVVFMQMTGNEKSNNYWEAELPPNFERTPIDNFIHAKYVDKRWASKTAMPPSEVVSTEQSCEKSVCLTLSGIPKKARKYSLGDEAFTNHVSQVPPTTRTRGASLDLMSDVIPIPPMVIASEPNTEVTQDLFSLLYVSESTQDRTVVPPSRWATFE; this is encoded by the exons ATGATAGCTTCATACCATCCTTGGAATCAGTTAAGCCATTCACCATATTTGCTCTTGCTACCTTATTCCATTCATTCATCTTCCTCAATTTCACAAATTCAGAGAGATAAAAAAGTACAGAGACAGAGAACCCTTAAGAGGAACGAACCTCCCCTTTTCTCTATCTCTGTTTCGGCAGCCATGAATGAAAAGGCGTCTGTTTCCAAGGAGCTTAATGCCAAGCATGCAAAG ATCTTGGAAGGTCTTCTTAGGCTGCCAGAAAACAGGCAATGTGCAGACTGCCTGAGcaa GGCCCCACGATGGGCAAGTATCAACCTTGGAATATTTATATGCATGCAGTGCTCGGGAATTCATCGAAGTTTAGGAGTACACATCTCAAAG GTAAGATCTACAACTTTGGATACATGGCTTCCAGAGCAGGTTGTTTTTATGCAAA TGACAGGAAATGAGAAGTCCAATAATTATTGGGAAGCAGAACTACCTCCAAACTTTGAGAGAACTCCAATTGACAACTTTATTCATGCCAA GTATGTGGATAAAAGATGGGCTTCAAAGACAGCCATGCCACCATCAGAAGTGGTCAGTACTGAACAGAGTTGTGAAAAATCTGTATGTCTCACCTTATCAGGAATTCCAAAGAAAGCCAGAAAATACTCTTTGGGAGATGAAGCTTTCACTAACCACGTGTCACAAGTTCCTCCTACAACACGAACTCGTGGG GCTTCTTTAGATTTGATGTCTGATGTCATACCAATTCCACCCATGGTGATCGCTTCCGAACCTAATACTGAGGTCACACAAGATCTCTTCAGCCTGCTCTATGTCTCGGAATCAACACAAGATCGAACCGTTGTACCTCCATCACGCTGGGCTACTTTTGAGT AA